A region of Hydrogenimonas cancrithermarum DNA encodes the following proteins:
- a CDS encoding Mrp/NBP35 family ATP-binding protein: MNKETILEELGKVRYPGLDKSIVDLKVVEEVAEENGKPVVTLSMQNDEAYQVLESRLSDLFNGNVEVRRKAMMQKKSMNYGDTANPNNRAPYAKRIIAVTSGKGGVGKSTVSVNLSVALAQKGFKVGLLDADVYGPNVPRMTQTADEKLQWNDNYKIIPSENFGIKIMSVGLTTPSSDTPLVWRSSVAVSALIQFLEDVDWGELDFLVIDMPPGTGDIQLTMAQELPITAGVIVTTPQPVALDDVSRAIMMFKDIKVPIGGLVENMSFFIAPDTKKRYDIFGKGGGEATAKKYDIPFLGKIPLDMQIREFSDEGIPPVAMGDKRQKGYYKNIADNLLKQIL, translated from the coding sequence ATGAATAAGGAGACGATTCTCGAAGAGCTTGGAAAAGTCCGATATCCGGGCCTCGACAAATCGATCGTGGACCTGAAGGTCGTCGAGGAGGTGGCAGAAGAGAACGGCAAACCCGTCGTCACCCTCTCGATGCAAAACGATGAAGCCTACCAGGTGCTCGAGTCACGTTTGAGCGATCTCTTCAACGGAAACGTCGAAGTCAGACGCAAAGCGATGATGCAGAAAAAGTCCATGAACTACGGCGATACCGCAAACCCGAACAACCGCGCGCCCTACGCCAAACGTATCATCGCCGTCACGAGCGGCAAAGGCGGTGTCGGCAAAAGCACCGTTTCGGTCAACCTTTCGGTTGCACTGGCACAAAAAGGGTTCAAAGTGGGACTTCTGGATGCCGACGTCTACGGACCGAATGTCCCCCGCATGACACAGACTGCCGATGAAAAGCTGCAGTGGAACGATAATTATAAAATCATACCGAGTGAAAACTTCGGCATCAAAATCATGAGTGTCGGGCTGACGACCCCTTCTTCCGATACCCCGCTGGTGTGGCGAAGCTCCGTCGCCGTCAGTGCGCTCATTCAGTTTCTCGAAGATGTCGACTGGGGCGAACTCGACTTTCTGGTCATCGATATGCCCCCGGGCACAGGTGACATCCAGCTGACGATGGCACAGGAGCTCCCCATCACCGCCGGCGTCATCGTCACCACACCGCAGCCGGTCGCACTCGACGATGTCAGCCGCGCCATCATGATGTTCAAAGATATCAAGGTCCCCATTGGAGGACTCGTCGAAAACATGAGCTTCTTCATCGCACCCGATACGAAAAAACGCTACGATATCTTCGGGAAAGGCGGCGGCGAAGCGACAGCCAAAAAGTACGACATCCCGTTTTTGGGAAAAATTCCGCTCGATATGCAGATCCGTGAATTCTCCGACGAAGGCATCCCGCCGGTCGCGATGGGTGACAAGCGCCAGAAGGGCTACTACAAAAATATCGCGGATAATCTTCTCAAACAGATTTTATAA
- a CDS encoding DUF3373 family protein, giving the protein MKKLIAMSTAAAVAATMSFASSDDDLRAELEALKKEVSALKQQTKGIKAKKLKKQISQLKAAALNDNIKWNVDFRTAYDVIGYKYADGASDWNQIFTNRLWLGMGYAPTSNLTFKGTLSYYKMYGQLPDPKMGFNYFDWVVNETPNDGQLRVKEAYWLYFGDDFFGANIPWTASFGRRPATDGLLANYREDQNPKSPIGHIINTEFDGASFKFDLSNVTDVPGMYFKLCMGRGMTNATSRYSGIVSNGDGTYSVNPNATDYSKLDQVSNTDLFGFIFVPYDDGQYSVHTTAFKAWNLPGMETVAVDVSSGQPVPTTYAFMQTGDLYGAAISFIANGIGDGISDMLDESIFFVSFAASKTMPSNDPYQVAIYNGSTSVGTQPAQMDMLGSNDNKTGTSWYAGANWPCQLIDDARVGVEYNHGSKYWRSFTYAEDTLAGSKLAARGDAYEIWFNKDLIGKNLTAQIRYTYIDYKYTGSNGFFAQGGTPLTMDEAQAYGMNPVDKAQDIRMYVRYRY; this is encoded by the coding sequence ATGAAAAAACTGATTGCAATGTCAACAGCTGCTGCCGTTGCGGCAACGATGAGCTTCGCCTCTTCGGATGACGATCTGAGAGCGGAATTGGAAGCTCTGAAAAAAGAGGTTTCTGCACTTAAGCAGCAAACCAAAGGCATTAAAGCCAAAAAATTGAAAAAGCAGATCAGTCAGCTCAAAGCCGCTGCATTGAATGATAACATTAAGTGGAATGTCGATTTTAGGACGGCATACGATGTCATCGGATATAAATATGCAGATGGCGCGTCTGACTGGAATCAAATTTTTACAAACAGACTATGGCTTGGAATGGGATATGCACCTACTAGCAATCTTACGTTCAAGGGTACATTAAGTTATTACAAAATGTATGGACAGCTTCCCGATCCTAAAATGGGCTTCAACTATTTTGATTGGGTTGTGAATGAAACACCAAATGATGGACAATTGAGAGTTAAAGAGGCTTATTGGCTCTATTTTGGTGATGATTTTTTTGGTGCGAATATTCCCTGGACAGCGAGTTTTGGACGACGACCCGCTACTGATGGTCTTTTGGCTAATTATCGAGAGGATCAAAATCCAAAATCTCCGATTGGCCATATTATCAACACGGAATTTGATGGAGCTAGTTTCAAATTTGACTTGAGTAACGTTACTGATGTTCCAGGTATGTATTTCAAGCTTTGTATGGGCAGGGGAATGACCAATGCAACTTCACGTTACAGTGGTATCGTTTCGAATGGAGATGGAACATATTCAGTTAATCCAAATGCAACAGACTACAGTAAACTTGACCAAGTAAGCAATACGGATCTTTTTGGATTTATTTTCGTACCGTATGATGATGGACAATATTCTGTACATACAACGGCATTCAAAGCGTGGAATCTGCCCGGAATGGAAACTGTTGCAGTTGATGTATCAAGTGGGCAACCTGTGCCAACGACCTATGCATTCATGCAAACTGGGGATTTGTATGGTGCGGCGATCAGCTTTATTGCAAATGGTATTGGAGATGGTATCAGCGATATGCTCGATGAATCTATTTTCTTTGTAAGTTTTGCAGCTAGTAAAACCATGCCAAGCAATGATCCATATCAAGTTGCGATTTATAATGGAAGTACTTCTGTTGGAACTCAGCCAGCTCAGATGGATATGCTTGGAAGCAACGACAATAAAACGGGAACGTCATGGTATGCAGGTGCCAACTGGCCCTGCCAGCTGATCGACGATGCACGTGTCGGGGTAGAGTACAACCACGGCAGCAAATACTGGAGAAGCTTCACCTATGCGGAAGACACGCTCGCAGGAAGTAAACTGGCGGCGCGAGGCGACGCATATGAAATCTGGTTTAACAAAGATTTGATTGGAAAAAACCTGACAGCTCAAATCAGGTATACATATATAGATTATAAATATACTGGAAGCAATGGGTTCTTTGCGCAGGGAGGCACACCTTTGACAATGGATGAAGCTCAGGCATACGGTATGAATCCGGTAGACAAGGCGCAAGATATTCGAATGTACGTCCGTTACCGCTACTAA
- a CDS encoding Bax inhibitor-1/YccA family protein has protein sequence MSLYNRDYVHNQGAHRQTERAYEEPQIKTESDLAAFVKKTYQLFAASCIAATAGAYLGTGMAAAIQSWYWGLVILEFAMLFGLMFTRTKPGLNLLMLFGFTFMTGLTLAPLLSTILALPGGGSIVGQAFFLTAVITGGLSLFAMNTTRDFSGMGKGLLIALVIVIIASVINIFLGSPMLQVVIAGVGALLFSAFILYDTQRIIQGEFATPVEAAVAIYLDVLNLFISLLQLLGIFGGREE, from the coding sequence GTGTCACTCTACAACCGTGATTACGTTCACAACCAAGGTGCACACCGCCAGACAGAACGTGCATACGAAGAGCCGCAGATCAAAACAGAATCGGATCTTGCCGCGTTTGTAAAAAAGACTTATCAACTTTTTGCGGCTTCCTGTATCGCAGCAACGGCAGGTGCCTACCTCGGTACTGGTATGGCTGCAGCGATCCAGTCATGGTACTGGGGTCTAGTCATTCTTGAGTTCGCCATGCTCTTTGGGCTGATGTTCACACGAACCAAACCCGGCCTCAATCTGCTCATGCTGTTTGGCTTTACATTCATGACGGGTCTGACGCTTGCGCCGCTGCTTTCCACCATTCTGGCTCTACCGGGAGGAGGAAGCATTGTCGGTCAGGCATTTTTCCTGACAGCGGTCATCACAGGCGGACTCAGCCTCTTTGCGATGAACACGACCCGTGACTTCAGCGGAATGGGCAAAGGTCTTTTGATCGCCCTCGTCATTGTCATCATCGCATCGGTCATCAATATTTTTCTCGGCAGTCCGATGCTGCAGGTTGTCATCGCAGGTGTTGGGGCACTGCTTTTCAGTGCCTTTATCCTCTATGATACCCAGCGCATCATTCAAGGAGAGTTCGCAACACCGGTTGAAGCGGCGGTAGCGATCTATCTCGATGTTCTGAATCTCTTCATTTCACTACTGCAGCTTCTTGGTATTTTCGGTGGACGCGAAGAGTAA
- a CDS encoding thiamine-phosphate pyrophosphorylase: MDAKSNPLQSKLFRLVDANLNRLKEGIRVIEDINRYLYDNQSIASKLKSLRHLAKIDNYLELLPHRDIQNDVLKKSVKTEMEREDITSLLLANYKRAQEAARVLEESFKLIDPAKSEDFKTIRYELYALEQENLV; this comes from the coding sequence GTGGACGCGAAGAGTAACCCTCTCCAGTCGAAACTTTTTCGGCTGGTCGATGCGAATCTCAACCGCCTGAAGGAGGGGATTCGCGTCATCGAAGACATCAACCGATACCTCTACGATAATCAATCAATCGCTTCAAAGCTAAAATCACTCCGTCATCTTGCCAAAATCGACAACTACCTTGAACTACTTCCGCACAGAGACATTCAAAACGATGTGTTGAAAAAGAGTGTGAAGACAGAGATGGAACGTGAAGATATAACGAGTCTGCTCCTGGCCAACTACAAACGCGCCCAAGAAGCGGCACGCGTGCTCGAAGAGAGCTTCAAGCTGATCGATCCGGCAAAATCGGAAGATTTCAAGACGATCCGATACGAACTCTATGCGCTCGAGCAGGAAAATCTTGTTTAA
- a CDS encoding D-2-hydroxyacid dehydrogenase, producing MKLVILDAKTVGDDIDLSVFETFGDVTIYQTTTPGERIEHCKDAGIVITNKVVIDKDVIDASPSLKLICVAATGMNNVDIEYANEKGIEVKNVAGYSTHSVVQHTFAMLFYLMEKLSYYDNHVKSKAWSRSGIFTCIDRPFHELRGKQWGIIGFGTIGKEVAKVAEAFGATVVYYSTSGENDDPLYPRMELDTLLSTSHIVSIHAPLNEKTRDLLDFTRLEKIQAGSILLNLGRGGIINETDLVHVMDDKEIYVGLDVTEIEPLPEDSILFEAANPDRLFITPHIAWTSIEARQELVKGIFNNIAVFLKKHTI from the coding sequence ATGAAACTGGTCATTCTCGATGCAAAAACAGTGGGTGACGATATTGACCTGAGCGTCTTTGAGACATTCGGTGATGTGACGATCTACCAGACGACGACACCGGGTGAAAGGATTGAACACTGCAAAGATGCCGGTATCGTCATTACCAACAAAGTGGTTATCGATAAAGATGTCATCGACGCATCCCCCTCACTCAAACTCATCTGTGTCGCCGCGACGGGGATGAACAATGTCGATATCGAATATGCCAACGAAAAAGGTATCGAAGTCAAAAATGTCGCCGGATACTCCACACACAGCGTCGTCCAGCACACCTTCGCGATGCTCTTTTATCTCATGGAAAAACTTTCCTATTACGACAACCACGTCAAAAGCAAAGCTTGGAGCCGATCGGGTATCTTCACCTGTATCGACCGGCCATTTCACGAACTTCGCGGCAAGCAGTGGGGCATCATCGGTTTCGGAACGATCGGCAAAGAGGTGGCCAAAGTGGCCGAAGCGTTTGGTGCCACGGTCGTCTACTACTCCACCAGCGGCGAAAACGATGATCCCCTCTATCCACGCATGGAGCTCGATACGCTTCTAAGCACCTCGCATATTGTCTCCATCCATGCACCACTCAATGAAAAGACCAGAGATCTGCTCGATTTTACGCGTCTTGAAAAGATTCAGGCCGGATCGATCCTCCTCAACCTTGGACGCGGTGGTATCATCAATGAAACCGATCTGGTCCATGTAATGGATGATAAAGAGATCTATGTGGGGCTGGATGTGACAGAAATTGAGCCACTGCCGGAAGACTCCATTCTCTTTGAAGCGGCCAATCCCGATCGACTTTTCATCACGCCACATATCGCCTGGACGAGTATCGAGGCACGTCAGGAACTGGTGAAAGGGATTTTCAACAATATCGCCGTGTTTTTGAAAAAACACACGATTTAA